The genomic stretch ACACCTTTCCCAGCTAGGAAAGTTCAGACATGTGAAAGTGATGGTTGTTGGAAGTGTTGAAAATGAGGGAGTAGCTGAATGTATAATTTGTAGATAGTTTTCTTTGGGGTGCTTGTGAAGCACTCCAAGACAGGTATTTATTTGCCAGATTTGAAGTTTATATGTGAAtgctgaaaatagaaaaaaaaaaaaaatcttcccttgTGGAAAGGACGTGGTGGTGTCAGTGGTGTCCTTGTATTGTCCATGTGTCTGTCAGTCAGTGTGGAGTTTCTCTACAGAGGTTTCTTGTCTTCTTTTCATGGTTGCTGGCTTTTAGATTTGAGTAAGAATAtaaacaatgggaaaaaaaatgttatttgtgTCACATTTAGTTGaaaattttatgtatttaagACTAAACTCCAGTTGCCCTTCTTTCGAACTTGGAGGCTTTCAAGACATTTTTATTTGGAGCCAATAAAGTTTGATGCAAACAGTGCAATTTGTAGCATCCTTGAGAAAACCACGTCTGTATGTTACTGAGGTGCCCTCTCTGGAGCCTGACTTCTCAAAGTTGGGGTGTTCATTCTGGCAGGTTGCAGAAATGAGTTTTGGGGATGACACTGCCAAGTGCATAAGTGGATCTATTCTTTATTGTATAAACTgaaaagttttggttttaattgtAGTCCTCTTTATTGTCAGTCCTGAGTAATAAACAATAGATTTCCATCTGCAATAATTGTGTTTTCTCCTGGCACAGAAGAACCCTGAGATCAACAGCAGGGAAAACATCCTTTCAAAGATGCCCTTCAGACACTACTTCCAAAAGGGGGAGTGTAAAACTTGCCCAGTTGTAATAATAGGTATTTGATTCAGGAGCTTCCACAAatcatgaaaagcaaaaaaaaaaaaagctctgagTGTAATGTGCAGACATTGAACTGTCTGTACTGAAGTTACACACTTTTGTTTGAGTGTTTCTGGAACCtttgctctggcagctctggtttTCTCCATGTAATGGCAGGCGGGTGTGCTGGCAGGTGCTGGTGCTTTGCTGAAGAGACTTCGTAAATACCAACAGCTGTGAGAGGAATGTTCAGCCTGAGGTGCAATTTTGTCTCACATAAGAAATGCAATGTATCTTATGAAGAAAGCATTTATTCTACTATAGAATCATAAAGTCATAtaatggcctgggttggaagggaccttaaagatcatctagttccaaccacCCTGTCACTAGCAAGGTCACCAGTTTGCTGAGAGCCCAgtgcagcctggcctggaacacttccagggacagttCCCTTCTGTGAAGGATGGAAAGGCCCAGCTGGGGTGCTGGGcagtcactgtcactgtgctgtGGGCAGTCCACATTCCCTGCAGGATCAATTAACTCTGCTGCTACCATGGTTATTTCTTGTAGTATCACAGacaaatggaggaaaaaaaccctcatatttaaggaaaaatggTTGTCTTTGGGATTGTATGAAATCCAGCTTGTGGTTGCTGGGGCAGAGGATGGTGGTGTGGGgattggcctcttctcccaggcaccTAGTGGTAGGACAAGGGGATGTAACCTTAAACTGTGCCAAGAGAGGTTTGTGTTGGACGTTGGGAATGATTTCTTCACGGAGAGGGTGATCAGACACTGGGACGGGCTGTCCTTTGCACGGTGGAGTCACCGGCCCTGGAGGCATTTAATGACAGGCTGGACGTAGTCCTCGGTGCCATGGTACAGCTGACACAGTGGTGCCCGGATAGAGTTGGATTCTATATCTCAGGTGTTTTGCAACCTTAATAATTTAGTGATTTGTAAATTTGTGGGTTATAACTGTTATTATTTCATACCACAACTTAAGGATGCCCCGCAGCGGCCGGGGAATCACTGCAGGGTAACCGTGTTAAAGTCGCCAGGCGGGGCCGCCGAGGCCGGCCGTGTTTCCGTCAGCCCCGGGGCGGTGCCGGAGTGCCCGGGCCGGGCCCAGCCGCGGGGCGGTGCCGGAGTGCCCGGGCCGGGCCCAGCCGCGGGGCGGTGCCGGAGTGCCCGGGCCGGGCCCAGCCGCGGGGCGGTGCCGGAGTGCCCGGGCCGGACGGTGCCGCGGGCGGTGCCGGAGTGCCCGGGCCGAGCCCAGCCGCGGGCGGTGCCGCGGGCGGAGCGGTGGCCGCGCTTTCCCAGCGCCCCGCGCGgcgccgcccggcccggcccggcccggcgtGGCCTGCGGAGGGAGCGCGGAGCCGCCTCCGGGCCCGGGCCCGCCGCTCGCCGAGATGCCGCTGCTGGTTAACGGAGCGCGGGTCGACCTGGCCCGGCCCACGGGGGACATGATCCGCGCCCACCCGCACCTCGAGGTGAGGGAAGCGGGAAggggcccggcggggcccgCCCTGCCGGACTCCCCGGGGGGAGCCGCGGTCGCAGGTGGCGGAGCGGGGCGGCCTCGGGCTGAAGCGGCCCGGGGCAGGGGCGGCCCCGACCCCGAGCGTTCCCCGCGCTCTGACAGCGGAGATCCACGGGgtgatggaaaataaataaatcgGTGTCGGCGGAGGGGCTCGGCCGTGCCGGTGGGGGtgccccgcggggccgggaggGCACTTTCTGCGTGAAATGACAAAAACTGGCGATAAGAAGGAAGGTGGGCACTCTGAGGAAGGTGCTGACCTTGCTGCCAGGGTATAAATGTTCTAATCCTTAGGCAGAGTGCGAGCAGGactgtgagcagagctgcttggAGAGCTGCTTCCCATCAGAAGGTGTTTCTTTACAGACCTTGAGATTATGGAGAAAAGCAGGGCAGATTTGATCAAGCTGTGAAGTGTGTTTGAGCCCAGAATGCAAATTCACTTTGTCCCCAGCAGGTCTGTGAGGAAGCACTGCAGTAGTCATAGCCCAGGAATCCGGGTTTTCCACACACCAATCAAGCTAATAAATAACAGTATTTTGATAAATGCAAAATACGTGTTCTGAAATATGGCAGTAGAAGACTGAAACTTCTATATTTCAAGTTTCCTGTTCTGATTAAACTTCCACGATCAGTTCTGGTATTATCTAATGTAATCTTTTCCCAGTTCAAAAGCTTTTTATTGTTGCCTCCATTTTATGGTCCATATAACAGGGAAAGGTGTTTTGTATCTCTCTGGAATGATGGGATTTAACTATTAACTTGGTCAGTGTCAGGAAAGCAAAATTCAGAATACTCTGTaatacaaaacacagaaaattcagaatGCTCTGTAATAGCACAAACCACACATGTTTCTCTCTAAGCTGGGTCCCTTTGCTTTTCAGAGGTGATGTTTCTGTGTAGTAATGGATACACCTGAGAATTCAGCCACTGTAGTATCTGTTATCATTTGTAGTATTTGTTATCATTTATCTTTAGGAAAAGGCAAAACTTCTGAGAAGTCAGCCAGCTCAGATCGTGGAACCCAAAGGCCTTCTCTATGTCCAGCAGAGAGAGTTTGCAGTGACTACCCCTAAAGATGGTGTGTAGGAACATAaacatttcttcttgtcctgaaGCAGTGTTTGTGAGAGCTGAGTTCTTACAgtgttttcctcctttaaaaTAGGTTCTGTTTCCATTCTTGGATCAGATGATGCCACTACCTGCCACATAGTTGTGCTTCGACACACAGGTATCTCTAGAGGACCTTCAGAGCAAGCCTGTACCCCTGAAATAAGGAATTAGTACTGGTTTATGTGgcattaataaaataaactgcAGTTATATTAATACAAGCCTGAATCCCCAAAAGTCACATAATGTGTTAACTAAAGTCTCACTCAGAGTTGGTGTGTTTAGTGTGAGAGGTTCTGTGCTCTCTTTGCTTCGTGAGCAGATTTTAACTTGCTCTGCTCCAGTGGCCAGGGGCattgcagccctgggctgtgtccagcAGTCTGACAGAGCAGGGTTTGGACGTTTCAGGGGTAGAATTAGTGGAATTTGTGTGCCTGGATTTCTGACATTAGAGATGTTGCCTGTTAAGATGTGCCCTCCTGTTAAGAGGGCTCTTGTACCcctccaggagctgtgctggttttataATGGcccctgcagaggctgctgcctcGCCCGAGTCACGTCCCCCGCTGGAGGGGGGCGAGGCAGTGGTGggacagctctccctgctgtgggacagTGGGACTGCCACGGTTGGTGCCACTGTCACCGAGTCCCTGTTgtgtgccctccccaggcagcgGAGCCACGTGCCTGACGCACTGCGACGGCTCGGACACCGAGGCCGAGGTGTCGCTCATCATGAGCTCGGTGAAGTCCTTCTCCAACTCCACCGGCTGTGGCAggtcagctctgctcccttcctgtTCTGCTTCTCTCAGAGGTTACTGCAGCTGGCGTGGAGGGGAGTTGTGAGGGGATTGTGCTGGGTTCAGGCAGGGAAATTGTGCAGGAAACACCTCTTGATCAGCAGCCGCATGCAAAGTGAAAATCACTTCCTTGATGAtcattttggggatatttttagcATTCATTTAAAGCACGGTTCTGTTCTGAAGAGTGTCTCTGTAAAATGCCACCATGGGGTTTGTGTTTACTGTTTCCCATTTAACTTTGTTCCAGATTTGCAAAATTTTCCATATAACTGGTTTTTGGTTCATATTATATTTTTCCCTTCAGAGTGTTTGTAAATTCTTTTCAGCATCTGACAATCTATCTGGGAATTTTGTAagtccacattaaaaaaaaaatcgtgTGGAGGATAGGACAGTGGGTAAAATACTCTGAAACAGAATTTAGCAGACAAGCTTCTTTCTGGATGTGGAGGGTTTTGCCCCTGTAATTTGTTAAGAAAAAAAGCTAGCTCGTGAACTTAGATTCATGATTTGTAAGGGCTTTACATAGACACTGCTTAGAGAAGAACCCTGCTGCATGGTCCAGAATAGTTGTGAGGAGGTCATGGGAACAAAAATCTTCAAGTTTAATTAACTGAAAGATGGTTACAAAGTTCAGTCCAAACCAGAGGTGCCAGAGATACCCTTGGGATAGAATTGCATGTATTTAATGCCTCTTCAAGCTTGTTCCTGTGCCACTTCTTGGGTGATCCCTGAAGTTTTCAGGATGGAATTATCATAACTTGCTGTGTAATGCAAACCAGCTTGGTGCATGTGATTGTAATAAGTGAGGGTCCTCTAATGATTGCTTTGCAGTTTGGGCTGGGGATTATTTTGTAAAGCTATTCATTTTGAGATGTCTTTTTAATTGCTGTCTCCTGTTATTCCATCTCTGTTAGGCTGGAAGTGCACCTAGTTGGAGGTTTCAATGATGATAGGCAGTTATCACAAAAACTTACTAATCAGCTTCTTAGTAAGTTCACATTTTTTGCACTCTCAtgtcccaaaaaaaaaaaagttctggcTGGATTTGGGTGGAGTTTGTTTGTAGCTGGAGTCCCCAGTCATTTACTGGAAAGAAGTGTGGATTCACATGAAGGGTCTTTTTCTCTGCCTGAGAATTGGTGTGGAGAGGGGCTGGACTGCTGGGGCCTGCCCGTGGTCAGTGCCTGGGCAGAGGGTCTGATCCTGTCACTTCTCCCTGTCTCACACTTGGCTGTGGAGAGTTGGGTGCAGTTCAGCTGGGCTTTGATTCCTGCTCATCTTCTTGGGATCTCGGGCAAGTGTTGTCACTCTCCCAGTCTGTACATGTGGATGATTCATCAGTTACCTTAATGTGATGAGGTAAAATTGAATTATTGTTTGGAATTGTCTAATGAAAAATGTCAGGTCTGTTTATAAAATCCATAGTCCAGAGGAGTGATGGCAGTGCTTCACTAACAACTGGAAGTGCAAAGTACCTGCTTGCCTGGGGGTGCTCTGGGTTGTGCTAAGCACTTTGTCACTTCTGGAGATGCCTCTGCCCCACTGGAATTGGGGGagtgggcagggatggggaaggtgTCAGGATTGGAGGGAGGTGTTTGAGGGTGTAAACAAAAAAGGAATAACCTTTTCAGCCTTGTGGCTATGATACCTGCTGGGTGTTTTATGTAATATGAGAGTTCTGTGCAGAACAAAGTATTTTGGTTAACTTACTTTAACCTTCTGATTTTCATGCATCAAGGTACAATTTGAATCAGTAATGCTGTATTGCTGTCAGAACTTaaaagaggggttttttttctggtgtttggGATGATGAAATGCAGAACTAATTTACCATTGATGAAAGACTGGGTTTGTTCACTATCTATGTaacattttaggaaaaatcaTTTAAATATAACCTGCTAAATGTATAGGAGATCAGAGCAGAACTGATGTGATGCCAGAGCTAAACCAGTGTCAGTAGAAGGAGTAAGTGGCAGAGCACTTTCTTAGCAGATTTTTGCTGTTTCAAATGGCCTGTCTATGTAAATTCCTCTTAGTTTGAAGCAAATGTGCAGAGCCCTGTttgcagtgctgccctgcctggggcaggggttTAGTGTGGGCCCCTCACCCCCAGACAGCAGTGCTCTGCCCCCACTCACTGACATTTTTGCTGTCCTTGCCATCACAGGAGCCTTCGACCTCCAGCCAGAGGATGTTCATTTAGTAACTTTCTGTGTAACAGGTAAGAAATGTTCCCTTAGGCTTGGAAGTACCATTCCTGAAATAAAAGGGTAGGGAACTTCTCAGACATGGCTTTTGCTCTGTCCTGTAAGAAAGAACAGGACAAGTCCTCCATACTGATGtgtaattttcagttttactgCTGGTGTGTGTGGTGGTGTCAGAGAGCCAATGCAGCAGGCATTTGCTCCTTAACaagtgctgctgcactgcaaCCAACTCATAGTCATGGCCAGGTTATTTTGGCACATATATCCCAagaaacagggtttttttcctgtaaattaTCCTTGCAGAAGCAGTTGGCTGGAGCTGCTATTCTGTTAGGAGAGACAGCTCCAAGTCCTACACATGTTGTTACTGACCTCTGCcttcttttctgtatttcatttcGTCTTCCTTGGCTTTTTCGTCTTATGCAACATCAGATCTCTTGCTTTCCAGTAACATGCAACTAAATAAATGCTGCTCAGACTGAAATCCAAAGCCCTACAAGtttgacttctttttcttcattacaGAACTAAATGACAGAGAAGAACAGGATATTCACTTTCCGATAATTTATGGAATAGGTGAGTCAGTTAAATTAGAAGTGAATTTTCTTTTGGTCACTGGATTGCTTTTCAGATTCCAATAGTAAATGGACTGCTTTTAATGAATGAGAAAAGTCCACCCTAAAAGTTGCACACTGCTGTCAGAGGCATAggcaaaaatgcttttcttgtgGTACCACAGCTGGGAGATGCACACCGGAAGAGGCTGTGTACAAatgcaaacagattttttcctttaactgcTCATAAAAGTTTATCAGCATTGAGCTACTGCACTAAATTTATGCTTAGAATTTAATCTTCTTCTCTTTGATGACTCAGTGTTTTTTCTAATTAGTTCACTCATCTCTGGAATACTGAAATGTTGCCAAAGGAGAGGAAGTAGAAACGTACTGTCACAGGCTTAGGGtctgagaaataaaaaggtGTGATGGGTTCTGCAGTTTTGCAACACAGTTTTGCTAGGTACATGGTCATTGTAAAGAAGTGCCTTGAAACAATTAATCATTACTATATTTAATCTCTATTTCCTGCCAGCTGTGAATGTTAAAACAGCAGAGATTTTCCCTGCAACCTTCCCAGTAAAAGGGCCGGATGAGGATCTGCGTTCAGCCCACACTTTAACAGGAGCACCAGTGAGTAAAAGGGATGGTGAAAATGGGGAGACCAGTCAGGGGCAATGAGGCATCCAGAGTTTGAGGAGAGTATCCTTTGGTAGCTCTCTGGTTTTGTGGTCACCATTTCACACTGTTTGTCAGAGTAGCTGGGGGTGTCAGTGCAGCTGGAGGGACTCGGGGCTGAGCTGGCCCAGTGGTGtgggccaggccaggctgaggGGAGCTCTCCTTGTCTGggggagccctggctgcctctgcagcctcctgtgTTCTTCCAGCTGACCAACATCTATGATGCAAAGACAGAACAGCTCCGGATTGGGCCTTATTTCTGGGGGCCTTTCCCACATGTGGATTTCTGGCTGGAACAAGATGATGCACAGATTTTACAGGTACCTGAAACTAactggtttgggcttttttccttctagcTGAGTAGAGAGAGGGGTGTTGTAGTATGTCAGGACTTTTCCCAGtgcactgctgtccctgggagggtggggaatATCCTTCTAGAGGGACAGGATAATGAGAACATTGTATCCTGAATGTCAAGCAGCTCTTGCTCCCATCTTCTTTTTCAGAACCTTTCCACGTCACCcctggctgagcccccccaCTTTGTTTCCCACATTAGATCTACATTAGCATTTCTAAAAGAACATCCATTTCCATCTCGGTCCCTGTTTCCTGACAGGAAGCCTCGAATCtacaaaaaaaatgaagaagggTTGTGGGAACAGGTTTGCTCTGACAAAATCTAACCTGGAACCCACCCCCACAATTGCTTTAAGGAAATACAACTTGCAAGAAGAGCAATTTGTTGCACATAGCATATCGCTGGTCACAAATACCAATGTTCCTgtgcttttcaaaataaaatattttgatagaAGTAACTTGCTTTTTCTGCATTACTTATGTAGAAATCAGGGTTTCTTTGAAGTAAGAATTTGGCTCTGTTTAGGTTCTGTTGCTCCAGTGCAGTAATTTGatgggcagggagaggtggCAATGCTGGAGACTGACAAGGTGAGTCACTGCACTGGTATGCACTTTGTTAAATGACTTGGCACacacagggaaagaaagagtTTGCTGGAATGTAGTGAGGTGTCCTTTAACAATAACTTAATTCCAGAGTAATAATTTGAAGTATCTTTATTGAAACATTCAGGTAATTATTTAAAGAATGCAGCTCATTCCAACAAAACTACCGATTTAACATTTCCAAgtataaaaacattaaaaattaatctttgtGGGGATAACTTTTATCCCCAACAAATTACTGTTATTAACATACTTCATTGCACTAAAGAAACCAAGGAGGAAGACTAGTCAATTTAATTGCTTTTGCACTTTAGAAAAAATTGCACTGATTTACATAAATTACCCAAAATTACCCAAGCAAAGTTAGCCTTGTTCATGGCATCTGCAGCCTTCAGAAGCTGAGAGTCAAATCAGGTGCCAGTACAATTCAAAACCCTCAAATTTTGCAGATTACCAAAGTAAGTCCCACTCTCACTACTGTCATTATGGTATTAAGGGATAcctgtggggggaaaagggagggaggagaaatcCCAAATGGAGCAAACTGCACTACTTGTATCCAGTTCTagagggaggggagggtttGTATCACCAGCAGGTTACTTGGGGGAAGCAAGTGTTGCCAAAGATGGCTTTTCCACAAGAGGCTCTGAAAATTTGCAGTGAAGTGATTAAGATGATTTGGGGGAAGGCTTTCACGCTTTGGATTTTGATTTATTCATAGCTTTGCTTGTGTATTAAGTAGTCCCAAACACTTTGAAGTTGTGCTGTATGTAAATAcctaaataatttcttttgactCTGTACAATTCCTACCATAAGTAAGTTACTGTTATTCAAAAAATAAGTGTCAAAACCATCACAAATGTATTGGTTTTTCAAGCTTTACTACAGctatctttaaaaatacacaacAGAAAGAACTCCAGTTACACTGCATGAACATGTTCAGTATTTGGTGTGTAAATGCCGTGCAAAGGAAAGTAACAGTGCCTTGtgctccttcccagggcaggggtaGGAAGCTGGCCAGGCATGCAGAGGCACTATTGCTTTCTAGAAGGCTGAAAATTCACTCACTCAGTCCCACTGTAGCCAGGGCCGTGGCTGGGGGTGCAGTGGTGCAAGAGCAGGAACAAAGGGCTGATGGCCCCATGCTCCTCAGTGACTCCCATCCACAGGgcacctgtccctccccagggccCACCACgccacagctctggggcaggctgtggctAAGGTAACAgaaaagaagcagcacagaactaGGGTGACTTCAGGAGACGTTTTGCAGGAGAGCctaaactgaattttaaatacTAAAAAGGTGAACAACTGGCAGTTGTTTTTTATAAAGTATAGTAACATAagatattttataattattgGGTGCAAGTGTATTTTTCATCATGTGCATGGCTGAGTGGTTGGTTAGCAATCTGTCATGCGTGGACTCCTGCAGGAAGGATAACTGCCAAGTGTTTTTACAAACGTTCATGAGCACTCAATAAATTTCACTACAGCTTTGGTGACACCAACATAGAGAGGATTAAAGCAACTGTAACAAGTGTACAATAAGACAAATCTCTGTCCCAGGGGAGGGAATGTATATTTGTGCAAAATCCCAGTTAATAAGTTACAGTAGTTATTACTGTACTGCGTGTGGCACTGCTCACATCTTCACTGCACCGTTACCAGcctgcctccctgggcaggggccTCCTCAGCACAGTCTGAAATCCACACTCTGGATTTTATCTTTGACTTGCTTGGTCCTCTGCCTTGGTGCAGTCTGGTGGAGATTGGTCACTGTGAATGTCCTCAGTGTCTGTCTTTGCCTGCACCGcctccttctgctcctctgctctttcCACCTCCAAAGGTCCTTGCTCTTGGCCAGGGGAGAGATTTGAGGGTCTTTGATCCAGCTTGTCCAGGTCATCACAGTGGCTGATGGAACTGGTCTCACTGAGCCCATCAGAGCTTCTCAGAGACCTTTTGAAAGCTTTCTGACCTGTGAAGTGTTTGAAGCATTCAGTACCCATGGAGACAGCAAATACAAACCGTGGTGTGCACAAGTTCAGTTTCCAAAGGAAGTATTGGAATTTTGTAACAGCAGAGAAGGAGGTTTTGTTTGCCTGCTACTTTGGACCCTGAAGATAGACCCAAACAGGTCTGCAAAGTAATAGCACCTGCTACTGTATCCTGTGTATGCAGAGATGGAGAAATCTGAGCTGAAGCCAGGCTGCCTGCTTACAAACTGAAATCATTCCAGGTTAAACAACTGAACTGAAAGTCATAGGCTGGAAGCCACCAGCCCAGAAGGTGAGTTTAAAGCTGGGTTTCCAGCCAGGCAAATCAGCATTAATTACTAATAAATCTATGGCACTCTCTGCATAGTTGTAACAGATCTTCACCTCAGAATGCCTTAGGCCACAAAATGTTTGGTAGcaacagaaatgcagctgctgaAGTACATAACTACATGTTAttatgcttttatttcaaataaaacatttgGCTTGTTTACCTGTTCATTTTTAAAGCTCAATAACCTCATAATATTCCACAGGAAGATTCTAGATTTCCTGGGCGGTTGTCAGTTAATTGGACAACTTCCTATAGTCCCAGGAAGAATATGTGGAAAGATAACAGCTTGGGGCAGTGTTCTGTGCCATGGGTACATTAAGGTTTTTAAGGTGGTAGAAGATGAGCTCTAGTTCCAGATATTACAAAAGATGGAAAGTCAGGTGGGTCTGCCTGTGTCAGGGAAGTTCTAGAAATTTGACACAGAAACTTACCAGGAAGTCTTTGTTTTGCAAGGCTGGAAGTGGGAGTTGGTGGTGGAGTGCTGCCTGTTCCTTGGGCCTTTGATACATACATAGATTCTGTGGATTCTAAAGAGCCTGCAGGTTAAAAAAAGTAAGTTGACTAAAACTTCTGAAACAGCAGTATTTGAATTCAAACTGTCACATGGGGGTGATACCTTTCTAAAAACCCAGGGATGTGAGTGCTGACACTTGAGAAGTGAATCGTTTGCCCCACCCTCATTTCACAGCTACACTCTGTAGtcccatttccttcctgccctgggcatGTGACATCTGCCCAGCTGCCAGGAAGGGGTATCCAGCCATGCAGGGtcagcattcccaggggaaggaaggggctgTTCTCTGCTCTAAGAACCTGCCACTTGGTGCATCCAGAGTCACAAaggccctgagcacagcaggaagcTTTCCCTGCAGGGTACAGACACGCAGACAGTGGGCCACTGGGTGTGCCAGATACTCTGCTGAGCCCAGGAATATTCATTTCTGTGACTGCCACAGTACTACTACAGTGAAAATTTATCATTTCAGGGAGCATTACGTTGGTACATCAGTCTCACTGATGTAAAAGCTTATAGGCAGCTCTTTCTACATCCCCAGACACAAATTACAAATCAGAGTAAAACAGAGTCTCCCACATTGCACCATTCCATTTACTACAGTTTCCCACACAGCCCAGTTATGCCTGGCCCCAGCTGGCTTTAACCTGTCCTCCCATTGCTGCAAAGGCAGTTTAGCACACAGACCAGCACAAACCAGGATGGCAACAGCCAGGTGCCATCCCAAAGCAGGATTGAGGCAGACATCCTGTTCAGGGGCACGGTGGAACAGGGGAGAGGCTGCACGTGCACTCACGTGAGGAGCGATGTGCTAAGGCCAAGCCACCCCCAGCTCACGCACtgaccccccccaaactcctccaGGATATGCAACCAGAGGTCACAGGAATGATTCCTCTAATAACTGCCAGTGTCTATCATGGCTTTTTTAACATGATTCAACATGcaagaacaaaatgtaaactGTACAAGAAAGCAGGAGATTCTTACTGGGTGTTACAGAAATAGTGCAAAGCATGTTCGTGTACATCCTGAGGGTGGATGATGTCACTCGTGATCAAACAGCACAGGAATGTGTGCTGCAGGTTGAGCACAGAACTGaacagccccagtgccagcacgGCACAGCTGCAGGTGCCCCATGCCCTACCTGCTGTCAAATTGAACGTCCTTCCCTTGGGCGAGGCTTGGAAGGGAGAAAACCAGTTGAGCACAGAGCCCACCACTGGGATCTGTCGCAGCAGCCCCTGCAAAGCACAACCCAACACAGGTGAAAGAGCCCCCAGGGGGATGAGTCACCTCAGGGTaccacagggctgctgggtgGGGCCTCACCTCTTCCAGCAGTCGTTCTTCATTTGCTTTCTGAAGCTGAAGCTGTGCTTCCTGTATCCCTTTTCTAACAACTTCAGTCATGTTTTCCAACAGCTAATAAAACCCAGAAATAAGGATATGTATTATTTGGACTTGAAACTCTTTTTAGTTCAGGTTTTCAGGATGGAAACAGGGTAGtcagatatttttccaatttaaGACAGTATGTGACAATCTCTAGTTCATTATGACTATAAATTAAAGAATGTACATGCTgactgcagctttttttaacACATAAACCCAGAGGAAATAATGTCATTTTAAACAGGAatggtactttttttttttacccttagAAACAAGCCTATGACCCAAATTCTTTGAAAACCTGCTTAGCATATAAATGTTCCTCAGATGAATGTCTGGAAGAATGTTTATGCTTATAAAGTATGTTTGGTTCCTAGAAAGACCCAGGACTTAAATCAGCCTCACAGTAACAAGCTATGTGTCAGCCTATAGGTTGACATGGTTTTCCTGCTCTCATAAAGAGCTGCCACTGATCCCTGTGGcagcccaggccagcagcagcagggctttaTACTGCAAAGGGCAGGCAGATTTACTGggacagctgcagggacaaggaaTTAACAAACCCAAGAAGCTACGTCTTCGTTTGTGTGAGACAAATGCCAATTTCCATATATTGATGTTGGTTTTACCATTGCACAAGGACAAGCACTTC from Haemorhous mexicanus isolate bHaeMex1 chromosome 17, bHaeMex1.pri, whole genome shotgun sequence encodes the following:
- the NTAN1 gene encoding protein N-terminal asparagine amidohydrolase isoform X2, which encodes MPLLVNGARVDLARPTGDMIRAHPHLEEKAKLLRSQPAQIVEPKGLLYVQQREFAVTTPKDGSVSILGSDDATTCHIVVLRHTGSGATCLTHCDGSDTEAEVSLIMSSVKSFSNSTGCGRLEVHLVGGFNDDRQLSQKLTNQLLRAFDLQPEDVHLVTFCVTELNDREEQDIHFPIIYGIAVNVKTAEIFPATFPVKGPDEDLRSAHTLTGAPLTNIYDAKTEQLRIGPYFWGPFPHVDFWLEQDDAQILQNLSTSPLAEPPHFVSHIRSTLAFLKEHPFPSRSLFPDRKPRIYKKNEEGLWEQVCSDKI
- the NTAN1 gene encoding protein N-terminal asparagine amidohydrolase isoform X1, encoding MPLLVNGARVDLARPTGDMIRAHPHLEEKAKLLRSQPAQIVEPKGLLYVQQREFAVTTPKDGSVSILGSDDATTCHIVVLRHTGSGATCLTHCDGSDTEAEVSLIMSSVKSFSNSTGCGRLEVHLVGGFNDDRQLSQKLTNQLLRAFDLQPEDVHLVTFCVTELNDREEQDIHFPIIYGIAVNVKTAEIFPATFPVKGPDEDLRSAHTLTGAPPWLPLQPPVFFQLTNIYDAKTEQLRIGPYFWGPFPHVDFWLEQDDAQILQNLSTSPLAEPPHFVSHIRSTLAFLKEHPFPSRSLFPDRKPRIYKKNEEGLWEQVCSDKI